The genomic interval CGCCCGGCGGACTCGGCTAGACGCCGCTCAACCGGCCTCCGCCCCGGTCTGCAAGGCGTACCAGCGCGCGATCAGCCAGCGCGAAATCGACAGCGCGGGCGACAGCAACAAATCCGGGTTGGCATCGCGCAACGCCGCGCCGACCGCATCGACATCGAACCAGCGCGCATCCTCGAGCTCGTCGTTGACGCGCGGCACGTCGGGCTCGGCCTCGGCGAGAAAACCGAGCATCAGCGAGGACGGGAACGGCCAGGGCTGCGAGGCGAGATACCGGCAACGGCGCACCCGCACCGCACTTTCCTCGAACACCTCGCGCGCGACCGTCTGTTCGAGCGTTTCGCCCGGCTCGACGAAACCGGCGAGCGTGGAGTAGCGACGCGGCGGCCAGGCCGCCTGGCGGCCCAGCAGCAACCGCGTGCCGTCGGTCACCGCAACGATGATCGCCGGATCGGTGCGCGGATAGTGCTCGGTGCCGCATTGCGGGCAACGGCCGAGCCAGCCCGCCCGCGCCCATTGCAGCGCAGCGCCGCAAACGCCGCAGTACCGGTGCCGCGCACGCCAGTGCAGCACCGCGCGCGCCTGTGCGAACGCGGTGGAGTCGCGCACCGACCACGACGCCGCGGCGCTGCGCAGATCCACGAATCCGTGCACGGACAGGCCCTCGGGGGCGTCGCCTGCCGGCAGCGCGAACCAGCCTTGCTCGCCGTGCAGGCCCAGGAACACCGCCGAATCCGGGCGTTCGCCTAGCGCCGTCCCGGTCAATGCGGGCGGCGCACCGTCGGCATCGACCGCGGCATCGCCGTGCGCATCGAGCACCAGCACGCGTGCCTCGGGCCACAGCCGTGACAGCGCGGCGCCGTCGGTTCGCAGATGTTCGGCGCGATCGAGCGGCGCCTCGACGAAACGGAAGTCCATGCCGGGATTATGGCCGGCCGCAGGGTCTGGATGGCGACATGGACCGCAGGCGCCTGCGCCAGCGTTCGATGCCGCCGGACAGTCTGCAGCCCGTCAGACCGTGAAGCTGCTGCCGCAGCCGCAGGTCGACTTCGCGTTCGGGTTGCGGATCGTGAACTGCGCCCCGTGCAGGCTCTCGACGTAGTCCACCGCTGCACCCATCAGGTACTGCAGGCTCAGCGGATCGACCACCAGCGTGACATCGTCGGTCACGATCGCCAGATCGTCCTCGGCGCGCTCCTCGTCGAACTCGAAGCCGTACTGGAAGCCCGAGCAGCCGCCGCCCTGGATGTAGACGCGCAGGTTCAATGCCGGGTTGCCCTCGCTGTCGATCAGCTCGCGCACCTTGGCCGCCGCGGCGGGCGTGAATTCCAGCGGCCGCTCCAGGGACTGGTAGCCGGGGCCTTCAATGGTCAGCACTTCGCTCATGACCCACAGGATGGGGGGGCCGGCGGCCGCGTTCAAGGCTCAGGCGCGGAACGCGGCGTCACGTCGGCCCAGCTGAACGCGCGCTCCACCGCCGCGCCGCGGCCCTTCGGCGCGAGCCGCACGGTCACCCGCAACGGTTGGAAACCCGGCGGCAGCACGATGTCGCCCTCGACCTGCTGGAAGTACTTGAACGCGTACGGCACGCCGGGCGCGTCGGCGCGCTGGCGCAGATCCGACCAAGCCAGCGTCTGCAGCCGGCCGTTGCGCGTGCCCTCGATCGCCAGCCGCATCTCGCCCTCGCTGGCCGCATCGCGGGCCAGACTCTGGGTGAGCGTGGCGGTGTAGTGCCAGCCCTGATCGGTCCTGGGCTGCATGCGCAGCTCGTGGACGCTCAACTCGCGCCCCTGCGAGGTCGATCCGACGAAGCGCTCGTAGAACGCCACATCGGCGCGCAGCGCGGCGATCTCCTCGTCGCGTTCGGCCAATGTCCCCTGCAGCTCGCGGTTGGCATCGCGGCTGATCTGGTCGGAACGGGTGAGCGTGGCGACCTGCTGCTGCAGGTCCTCGATCTGGGCGGCCTGGGCGGCGAGCTGGCGCTGTGGGTGCGCCGCGCCTGGCGCGATCACCTGCCATGCGCCCCACAGGCCGAACAGCAGCGACAGCGCCGTCAGGCCGATCAGCACACGCGTCCAGCGCGGGCCGTGCGGAGGGCGGGCGGACGTACCGGGCGAGGCCGGCGTCGGGGGCTGCCCAGTGGGCTCGGGTGGAATCATCGGACAAGGTATAGCGAGCGCAGCAAAGCGCAGTCAAGCCGTCCCACTCCCTATACTCGTCGCCATCGTGCTGCGCGCCGCGCTGCGGCGAACCGGGAGGTCGCGATGTCGGAAGCCCATCTGTTCGCGATCGGTGTGGTGCTGGCGTGGCTGGCCGGCGTCCGCGCCTATCTGACCGTTTTTGGCGTCGGGCTCGCCGGCGCGCTTGGCTGGCTCGACCTGCCGCCCGCGCTCGAGGCCACGGCCTCGCCCTGGGTGCTGGGCGTGTCCGGCGCGTTGGCGGTGACCGAATTCTTCGCCGACAAGATCCCCGGCGTCGATTCGGGCTGGGACCTGCTGCAGACACTTGCGCGCGTGCCGGCCGGCGCCTTCCTCGCCGCGGCCGCACTCTCGCCTGACGGCGACCTGGGCGCGGGGATGCTCGCCGCCGGCGCGGGCGTGGCGCTGAGCAGCCATGCGC from Luteimonas sp. S4-F44 carries:
- the nudC gene encoding NAD(+) diphosphatase produces the protein MDFRFVEAPLDRAEHLRTDGAALSRLWPEARVLVLDAHGDAAVDADGAPPALTGTALGERPDSAVFLGLHGEQGWFALPAGDAPEGLSVHGFVDLRSAAASWSVRDSTAFAQARAVLHWRARHRYCGVCGAALQWARAGWLGRCPQCGTEHYPRTDPAIIVAVTDGTRLLLGRQAAWPPRRYSTLAGFVEPGETLEQTVAREVFEESAVRVRRCRYLASQPWPFPSSLMLGFLAEAEPDVPRVNDELEDARWFDVDAVGAALRDANPDLLLSPALSISRWLIARWYALQTGAEAG
- the erpA gene encoding iron-sulfur cluster insertion protein ErpA, with translation MSEVLTIEGPGYQSLERPLEFTPAAAAKVRELIDSEGNPALNLRVYIQGGGCSGFQYGFEFDEERAEDDLAIVTDDVTLVVDPLSLQYLMGAAVDYVESLHGAQFTIRNPNAKSTCGCGSSFTV
- a CDS encoding DUF6776 family protein; the protein is MIPPEPTGQPPTPASPGTSARPPHGPRWTRVLIGLTALSLLFGLWGAWQVIAPGAAHPQRQLAAQAAQIEDLQQQVATLTRSDQISRDANRELQGTLAERDEEIAALRADVAFYERFVGSTSQGRELSVHELRMQPRTDQGWHYTATLTQSLARDAASEGEMRLAIEGTRNGRLQTLAWSDLRQRADAPGVPYAFKYFQQVEGDIVLPPGFQPLRVTVRLAPKGRGAAVERAFSWADVTPRSAPEP
- a CDS encoding DUF4126 domain-containing protein, whose product is MSEAHLFAIGVVLAWLAGVRAYLTVFGVGLAGALGWLDLPPALEATASPWVLGVSGALAVTEFFADKIPGVDSGWDLLQTLARVPAGAFLAAAALSPDGDLGAGMLAAGAGVALSSHALKSGTRLLLNLSPEPVSNLAASSTEDAVTIGALGLVLASPWLALALVVVIGLTGLLALMWLWRRVFGRGRKRAAVLPRS